A window from Megasphaera vaginalis (ex Bordigoni et al. 2020) encodes these proteins:
- a CDS encoding CoA transferase subunit A translates to MDKVVNLEKAVSIVKNGSTIMFGGFSQTGSPRHLIRALGESGVVGLHTISDDLGVTRRGYDETLSVLVKNRQIASAVCSFIGENPQAGNLYMDGKLDITFYPMGTFVEKIRAGGSGIGGFYTKTGVGTVVAEGKETKVINGETYLLELPLHADIAFVKAYMADSLGNAVFKYTAQNYNFIMAMAADIVVLEVEKVVAPGVLDPNHIQLPGVFVDYIVEAEEDIL, encoded by the coding sequence ATGGATAAAGTTGTTAATCTTGAGAAGGCCGTTTCTATTGTAAAAAACGGCTCAACGATTATGTTTGGCGGTTTCAGCCAGACCGGCTCGCCGCGGCATTTGATACGTGCCTTGGGCGAATCGGGAGTGGTTGGACTGCATACGATTTCTGATGATTTGGGCGTGACTAGACGCGGCTATGATGAAACGCTGAGTGTTTTAGTCAAGAACCGGCAAATCGCTTCGGCCGTTTGCAGTTTTATTGGCGAAAATCCGCAGGCCGGGAATTTATATATGGATGGTAAGTTGGATATTACTTTTTATCCTATGGGAACCTTTGTTGAAAAAATACGAGCCGGCGGTAGCGGTATCGGCGGTTTTTATACAAAAACCGGTGTCGGTACTGTCGTAGCGGAAGGAAAAGAAACGAAAGTAATTAATGGAGAAACGTATCTTCTGGAACTGCCGCTTCATGCCGATATTGCATTTGTGAAAGCGTACATGGCAGATTCTTTGGGAAATGCTGTCTTTAAATACACGGCGCAGAACTATAATTTCATTATGGCTATGGCGGCGGATATTGTCGTTTTGGAAGTTGAAAAAGTGGTTGCACCAGGCGTATTGGATCCTAATCATATACAGCTTCCGGGCGTTTTTGTGGAT
- a CDS encoding FAD-binding oxidoreductase, with protein sequence MRQEIIDRLNTICGNKNVFYKSEDVERYLYDETEEQVRPEACADCVVVRPTRYEHVSEIMKIANELRFPVIPRGGGTGACGAVIPTMPSVIVSMESFNKIIEVDRTGMMVTAQTGVTLYDLNEYLDKNVHELYFPCHPGDEGAQLGGLAVENAGGVRAVKHGIMRNYVKGLKVCLPSGKIVQLGGKIIKNNMGYDLMHLLVGSEGTLCIILEVTFKLYPRLENTGAMVVSFPSAREAVNCVAATQISGIIPLAVEYMDREIAVKTAISINGIWPLHDEGVVDIIYMLEAKTEDELYETAEQIDNISSKNGALHCVIAENKKDQKNILDVRSAMYEIFKPVFVDSLDTAVPVCHVNDLLEDIDRIAAKYGTTSPRVGHVADGNFHNFILRDSEGNVPIWADDMRREIYEAALRYGGTVTAEHGTGKTRKAYMNLQYSEEVLALMKGIKKVFDPNGILNPGVILD encoded by the coding sequence ATGAGACAGGAAATAATAGACAGATTAAATACCATATGTGGTAATAAAAATGTTTTTTATAAAAGTGAAGATGTAGAAAGATATTTATATGATGAAACTGAAGAACAAGTAAGACCAGAGGCTTGTGCGGATTGTGTAGTTGTTCGTCCAACCAGATATGAACATGTATCGGAAATTATGAAGATTGCCAATGAATTGAGATTTCCGGTAATTCCTCGAGGAGGAGGAACCGGTGCTTGTGGGGCTGTTATTCCAACTATGCCTAGTGTCATTGTATCTATGGAAAGTTTCAATAAAATTATAGAAGTTGATCGTACCGGAATGATGGTGACGGCACAAACTGGAGTTACGTTATATGACTTAAATGAATATTTGGATAAAAATGTACATGAACTATATTTTCCCTGTCATCCAGGTGATGAAGGGGCTCAACTCGGAGGGTTAGCTGTTGAAAATGCTGGAGGAGTTAGAGCGGTTAAACATGGGATCATGCGTAATTATGTAAAAGGATTAAAGGTATGTCTGCCATCAGGAAAAATTGTCCAACTTGGAGGAAAAATTATTAAAAATAATATGGGGTATGATTTAATGCATCTTTTAGTTGGTTCGGAAGGTACGTTATGTATTATATTGGAAGTTACATTTAAATTATATCCTCGTTTAGAAAATACAGGGGCAATGGTTGTTTCATTTCCAAGTGCAAGAGAGGCTGTTAACTGTGTTGCGGCGACACAGATATCTGGTATTATCCCATTAGCTGTCGAATATATGGATAGAGAAATTGCAGTTAAAACCGCTATATCCATCAATGGTATCTGGCCACTACATGACGAAGGCGTTGTTGATATTATTTACATGTTGGAAGCAAAGACTGAAGATGAGTTGTATGAAACTGCAGAACAAATTGATAATATTTCTTCAAAAAATGGAGCGTTACATTGTGTTATTGCTGAAAATAAGAAAGATCAAAAAAATATATTAGATGTACGTTCAGCAATGTATGAGATTTTTAAACCAGTTTTTGTTGATTCTCTAGATACGGCGGTTCCGGTTTGTCATGTTAATGATTTATTGGAAGATATAGATCGCATTGCTGCAAAATACGGAACAACATCACCTCGTGTAGGTCACGTTGCGGACGGTAATTTCCATAACTTCATTTTACGTGATAGTGAAGGAAATGTTCCTATTTGGGCAGATGATATGCGTCGTGAAATCTATGAAGCTGCATTGCGATATGGAGGAACCGTGACAGCAGAGCATGGAACTGGAAAAACGAGGAAAGCGTATATGAATTTACAATATTCGGAAGAAGTATTGGCTTTAATGAAGGGGATTAAAAAAGTTTTTGATCCTAATGGAATTCTAAATCCTGGAGTAATTTTGGATTAA
- a CDS encoding MFS transporter produces MSSQKVSLRLSPKQLLTIFFLGLGYTVVYATPFIQYVFYDSLVSALGCTQQQLGYLITIFGIGNILAAFGGLLSDRFNTKTIYMIGIGAICILNILFAFNMNYTFALFTWAGFAFAGLFLYFPAHIKLSRLVGNEEQQGTIFGFVEAFCGVGNVIVNFIALYFFTQFATDAYGINGLRAAIICYAVIGIITLICLYFLIPKPVIEKEEVSDSEIVDEKMGFSGWIDILKDPRTWMSGIAVFATYTMYCTLSYYTPYFSKVLGASVVFTGSVAIMRTYGTRFIGAPLGGWLGDKFHSLSSVIGLSLGGAILCVLIFKFLPKHTDPTILIALTIFLGILTYMARGSMFAVPSELKIPRKYAGSTSGIVCCLGYCPDLFIFVLYGYWLDTYGNQGFDYIFLFAAIVMAIGVINSIAITLYKKRHSHI; encoded by the coding sequence ATGTCTAGCCAAAAAGTATCATTACGTTTGTCGCCGAAACAGTTGCTCACCATTTTCTTCTTAGGATTAGGATATACGGTCGTATATGCAACTCCTTTTATACAGTATGTTTTCTATGATTCTTTAGTATCTGCATTAGGATGTACACAGCAACAACTAGGATATTTAATTACTATTTTTGGCATTGGCAATATATTAGCAGCTTTTGGAGGCTTATTAAGCGATCGATTTAATACAAAAACAATTTATATGATTGGAATTGGAGCAATTTGCATATTAAACATTTTATTTGCTTTTAATATGAATTATACATTTGCTCTATTTACATGGGCCGGGTTTGCTTTTGCAGGATTGTTTTTATATTTTCCGGCACATATTAAGTTAAGTAGACTCGTTGGTAACGAAGAACAACAAGGAACTATCTTTGGATTCGTTGAGGCTTTTTGCGGTGTTGGTAACGTAATCGTCAACTTTATTGCTTTATATTTTTTTACTCAGTTTGCTACTGATGCGTATGGTATTAATGGGTTAAGAGCGGCAATTATTTGCTATGCTGTTATAGGGATTATTACGTTAATTTGTCTCTATTTTCTGATTCCTAAACCTGTTATTGAGAAAGAAGAAGTGAGTGATAGCGAAATTGTAGATGAAAAAATGGGGTTTTCTGGTTGGATAGACATTTTGAAAGATCCGCGTACGTGGATGTCTGGAATTGCAGTTTTTGCAACATATACAATGTATTGTACTTTATCATATTACACTCCGTATTTTAGTAAAGTACTTGGTGCGTCTGTAGTATTTACTGGGAGTGTCGCAATCATGCGAACTTATGGAACGAGATTTATTGGAGCTCCCTTAGGAGGATGGCTGGGAGATAAATTTCATTCACTCTCTTCTGTTATTGGACTTTCTTTAGGCGGGGCAATTCTGTGTGTATTAATATTTAAGTTTTTGCCGAAACATACAGACCCTACAATACTAATTGCATTGACAATTTTTTTAGGAATACTAACGTATATGGCACGTGGATCCATGTTTGCTGTTCCTAGTGAATTAAAAATTCCTCGTAAATATGCAGGATCAACGTCTGGAATTGTTTGTTGTCTAGGTTATTGTCCAGATTTATTCATTTTTGTTCTATATGGGTATTGGCTAGATACATATGGAAATCAAGGCTTTGATTATATTTTCTTATTTGCAGCAATTGTAATGGCAATTGGAGTTATTAATTCTATTGCTATTACATTGTATAAAAAACGTCATAGTCATATATAA
- a CDS encoding 2-oxoacid:acceptor oxidoreductase family protein, with translation MIHRMVCAGFGGQGVLTAGKIILYAAYKKGFYATWFPSYGNEMRGGAANCNIIFSDEKIASPYADHPDILICLNSPAVDRFEQAMVPGGTLLVNSTLIEESRVYRNDISVVKAPVTELAQALNSAQNANICMLGKMIKETNIFSLEEFTKSMCDFFENKGKGKFNQKNVEVFMAGYNA, from the coding sequence ATGATTCATAGAATGGTTTGTGCCGGTTTTGGCGGTCAAGGTGTTCTGACGGCAGGTAAAATTATTTTATATGCCGCATATAAGAAGGGGTTCTATGCAACGTGGTTTCCTTCTTACGGCAATGAAATGCGCGGCGGTGCAGCAAATTGTAATATTATTTTCAGTGATGAAAAAATAGCCAGTCCCTATGCGGATCATCCGGATATCCTTATCTGTCTGAATTCGCCGGCAGTCGATCGTTTTGAGCAAGCAATGGTTCCTGGTGGAACTTTACTGGTCAACAGCACGCTTATTGAAGAATCCCGGGTATACCGTAATGATATTTCTGTTGTTAAGGCCCCTGTTACAGAATTGGCACAAGCCTTGAACAGCGCACAAAACGCCAATATTTGCATGCTCGGTAAAATGATAAAAGAAACGAACATTTTTTCATTGGAAGAATTCACCAAATCCATGTGTGACTTCTTTGAAAACAAGGGGAAAGGTAAATTCAATCAGAAAAATGTGGAAGTATTTATGGCCGGATACAATGCATGA
- a CDS encoding thiamine pyrophosphate-dependent enzyme: MVARKAPALFYAENRFCAGCGHGIFDRILGEVLTEMDIISDTIMCSDIGCNHQFQFWMNVDAIVPPHGKMGAALTAQKKVRPDKYAITIAGDGGAYAIGLGETMAAATRNENVTFFVMNNTVYGMTGGQLAPTTQMGQVTVSTPGGRTKEHGLDFDVFNVMRNLDIAYLARSSVSSPANVMKTKRFVRKAIEKQRDNKGFSLVEVLVPCPTNWGMTPVQAMKHIDECLAKRYEMGEVIDK; this comes from the coding sequence ATGGTTGCAAGAAAAGCCCCGGCGTTATTTTATGCAGAAAATCGATTTTGTGCAGGATGCGGTCATGGTATATTCGATCGTATTTTGGGAGAAGTATTAACGGAAATGGATATTATCAGTGATACGATTATGTGCTCCGATATCGGGTGTAATCATCAATTCCAATTTTGGATGAATGTTGATGCCATCGTACCGCCACACGGTAAAATGGGAGCGGCTCTTACGGCTCAAAAGAAAGTGCGTCCTGATAAATATGCCATTACGATTGCAGGCGATGGTGGCGCGTACGCTATTGGTTTGGGGGAAACCATGGCGGCTGCGACACGTAATGAAAATGTTACTTTTTTTGTTATGAATAATACCGTCTATGGCATGACGGGCGGACAATTGGCACCGACGACACAAATGGGGCAAGTAACCGTATCTACACCTGGCGGTCGCACCAAGGAACACGGCTTGGATTTTGATGTTTTCAATGTCATGCGGAATTTGGACATTGCGTATCTGGCCAGGAGCAGTGTATCCTCTCCTGCCAATGTCATGAAAACGAAGCGGTTTGTACGTAAAGCGATTGAAAAACAACGGGACAATAAAGGATTTTCGTTAGTAGAAGTACTGGTACCTTGTCCTACCAATTGGGGGATGACGCCGGTGCAGGCGATGAAGCATATTGATGAATGTTTGGCGAAGCGGTATGAGATGGGTGAAGTAATCGATAAATAA
- a CDS encoding 3-methyl-2-oxobutanoate dehydrogenase subunit beta: MEKLLIKGNEALAEGAVRGGCRFFAGYPITPQSEILEWMAWRLPEVGGSFVQGESEIASVNMTFAARALGARAITSTSGPGFSLYQEGLAYWVSAGLPGVVACVQRFGIGDGFIGAGQDNYWQAVKCGGNGDYHLITLAPNSVQECMDMAYEAFDLAEKWMHPVLLLSDATIGQMVEPCEVRPMKEYDMNQPWACQGVKPGENHKVITDITYFQDLDEWNAGYIKKMRHVMEEEQRWESIAVTDADAVFVAYGISSRVAEGAVREARKHGVKLGLIRPKVLWPYPRKAFADVPATCKGLITVEMNMMGQMREDVIIACKNKFPTYAMACAQNVPTIDEVIAFATDVINGNKREEEVF, encoded by the coding sequence ATGGAGAAACTGTTAATCAAGGGAAATGAAGCGTTAGCTGAGGGGGCCGTTCGTGGCGGCTGTCGTTTTTTTGCCGGATACCCTATCACCCCACAGTCCGAAATTTTGGAATGGATGGCATGGCGGCTTCCGGAAGTAGGTGGTTCCTTTGTCCAGGGGGAGTCTGAGATTGCTAGTGTTAACATGACCTTTGCTGCGAGGGCGCTTGGGGCAAGAGCCATTACGTCTACTTCCGGACCGGGATTTTCGCTTTATCAGGAAGGTCTTGCCTATTGGGTATCTGCCGGACTGCCCGGAGTTGTAGCCTGCGTACAGCGATTCGGTATCGGAGACGGGTTCATCGGGGCCGGTCAGGATAATTATTGGCAAGCCGTTAAATGTGGTGGTAACGGTGATTACCATCTGATTACGCTGGCGCCGAACAGCGTTCAGGAATGTATGGATATGGCCTATGAGGCTTTTGATTTAGCGGAAAAATGGATGCATCCTGTATTGCTCCTTTCCGATGCGACGATTGGGCAGATGGTGGAGCCTTGCGAAGTGCGGCCCATGAAAGAATATGATATGAATCAACCTTGGGCCTGTCAAGGTGTCAAGCCGGGTGAAAACCATAAGGTAATTACGGACATCACATATTTCCAAGATTTAGATGAATGGAATGCCGGGTATATTAAAAAAATGCGGCACGTCATGGAGGAAGAACAACGTTGGGAAAGTATTGCGGTTACGGATGCAGACGCCGTTTTTGTCGCCTATGGAATTTCTTCTCGCGTAGCGGAAGGGGCTGTTCGGGAAGCGCGCAAGCATGGTGTGAAGCTGGGACTTATTCGTCCGAAAGTTTTATGGCCGTATCCGCGTAAAGCTTTTGCAGATGTTCCCGCTACTTGTAAAGGGCTCATTACAGTGGAAATGAACATGATGGGACAAATGCGGGAAGATGTCATTATTGCATGTAAAAATAAGTTCCCTACGTATGCCATGGCTTGTGCTCAAAATGTTCCGACAATAGATGAGGTAATCGCTTTTGCCACAGATGTTATTAACGGGAATAAGCGGGAAGAGGAGGTATTCTAA
- a CDS encoding 4Fe-4S dicluster domain-containing protein, whose protein sequence is MEKMSMNTARCKGCYLCIANCKVGALHLSEETNAKGVVVVQADQEKCVQCGSCYAMCPDLVYEIF, encoded by the coding sequence ATGGAAAAAATGAGCATGAACACGGCACGGTGCAAAGGCTGTTACCTTTGTATCGCCAACTGTAAAGTTGGCGCTTTGCATTTGTCCGAGGAAACAAATGCAAAAGGCGTGGTTGTCGTCCAGGCGGATCAAGAAAAATGTGTACAGTGCGGTAGTTGTTATGCCATGTGTCCGGATCTTGTGTATGAAATTTTTTAG
- a CDS encoding IclR family transcriptional regulator: MNYKDSVIITSVSRSLDILQYLHKKKTETSLTEIASDLGLYKSTVFRMLSTLEAKGFVEQNKETGKYALGIKLFIIGASLNNHWELIKFIKPFTHQLNKTFNETVNVSILSKNADHLYQSAIIYQETSVRAVSANSGISVGAYRDCYCCAVGKCLLAFSENVDLSAYTDASFKKATEKTISSVSMLNDDLKKIKQQGYAIDDEEGEKDLFCIGIPIISGDVAIAAMSLSGPKNRMKDDTLPEKIEYMLGLKREIAHALT, encoded by the coding sequence ATGAATTATAAAGACTCGGTCATCATCACATCCGTCAGCAGGTCACTTGATATTTTACAATATTTACACAAGAAAAAGACGGAGACATCACTAACAGAAATCGCTTCAGATCTGGGGTTATATAAAAGTACCGTTTTTAGGATGCTCTCCACATTAGAAGCGAAAGGATTTGTAGAACAAAATAAAGAGACCGGTAAGTATGCTCTCGGTATTAAATTATTTATCATCGGCGCTTCGCTGAATAACCATTGGGAACTCATTAAGTTTATAAAGCCCTTTACTCATCAGTTAAATAAAACATTCAACGAAACCGTCAATGTCTCCATTTTAAGCAAGAACGCAGATCATCTGTACCAGAGCGCGATTATTTATCAGGAAACGAGTGTCCGTGCCGTCAGCGCTAACTCCGGTATCAGCGTCGGCGCATATCGGGATTGTTATTGCTGCGCCGTCGGCAAATGTTTACTTGCCTTCTCGGAAAATGTTGACCTGTCCGCATATACTGATGCCAGTTTTAAAAAGGCGACAGAGAAGACGATTTCTTCCGTATCCATGCTGAATGATGATTTAAAAAAAATTAAACAACAAGGTTATGCCATTGATGATGAAGAAGGTGAAAAGGATCTATTTTGTATAGGGATCCCGATCATTTCTGGTGATGTCGCCATTGCGGCAATGAGTCTTTCCGGTCCGAAAAACCGAATGAAAGACGACACGTTACCGGAAAAAATTGAATATATGTTGGGCTTGAAGCGAGAAATCGCTCATGCCTTGACGTAA
- a CDS encoding RrF2 family transcriptional regulator: protein MFMNKQTDYALRVIRSLRDGKTHNALTIAEEGRIPPSFTYKIVKKLANAGFIKLVRGPKGGCTLTADLEKVSLYDLILVMEGETCLAGCMRPASECEWRTSNGGCQVHVNLRALQKDFDQQLAAISLRSVLDPPAEK from the coding sequence ATGTTCATGAACAAACAGACTGACTATGCTTTACGTGTTATCAGATCACTGCGAGACGGTAAGACGCACAACGCGCTTACCATTGCCGAAGAGGGAAGAATCCCTCCGTCCTTTACGTACAAAATTGTGAAAAAACTTGCCAACGCGGGCTTTATCAAATTGGTACGCGGTCCAAAAGGTGGCTGCACGCTGACAGCAGATTTAGAGAAAGTCAGCCTCTATGACCTGATCCTGGTCATGGAAGGTGAAACGTGTCTGGCCGGCTGCATGCGTCCGGCTTCCGAATGTGAATGGAGAACGTCCAACGGCGGCTGTCAGGTTCATGTGAACCTGCGTGCTTTGCAAAAAGACTTCGATCAACAGTTGGCCGCTATCAGTCTCCGTTCCGTCCTTGATCCGCCTGCGGAAAAGTAA